The following coding sequences are from one Shewanella putrefaciens window:
- a CDS encoding DUF2235 domain-containing protein: MNKRIVICADGTWNRPEKDLKVDFPTNVLRLARAISPLASDGKPQQVFYDWGVGSYYDQTIGGATGRGLHKNIMDGYRYIVQNYSPGDEIYLFGFSRGAYTVRCLCGLINNCGILKRPDAALIQQAFDHYKKSSAPFAPDGEKSLEFRARYSHESREIKFVGVWDTVGAMGIPISFLGLFEDKDEFYDTKIGRNVRVARHALAIDEHRSDFEPTIWQLRDNMDMQQVWFAGAHSNIGGSYKPDKDGSLLSDIALLWMISEAQKFNLSLEPHLTASLHPNPLATLHDSRRSFYRIKQAYLRPLDPSTVPVLLHHSVKIRWERDPQYRPKNLKVYLDRYGWPTELIN; encoded by the coding sequence ATGAATAAACGTATTGTGATTTGTGCCGACGGCACGTGGAATCGACCCGAGAAAGATCTTAAGGTCGATTTCCCAACCAATGTGCTGCGCCTCGCGCGGGCGATTAGCCCCTTGGCCAGTGACGGCAAACCCCAGCAGGTATTTTATGATTGGGGTGTGGGTTCCTATTACGATCAAACCATCGGTGGTGCGACAGGGCGCGGTTTACATAAAAACATCATGGATGGTTATCGCTATATAGTGCAAAACTATTCCCCCGGCGATGAGATTTACCTCTTTGGCTTTAGTCGTGGTGCTTACACAGTGCGTTGCCTGTGTGGCTTGATTAATAACTGCGGCATACTCAAACGTCCCGATGCGGCGTTGATTCAACAAGCTTTCGACCACTATAAAAAAAGCAGTGCGCCCTTTGCGCCTGATGGTGAAAAATCCCTCGAGTTTAGAGCGAGATACAGTCATGAATCTCGGGAAATCAAGTTTGTTGGTGTGTGGGATACCGTGGGTGCTATGGGGATCCCTATTTCATTTTTAGGGTTGTTCGAAGATAAAGACGAGTTTTACGATACTAAAATTGGCCGCAATGTGCGCGTTGCCCGTCATGCCTTAGCCATAGATGAACACCGCAGTGATTTTGAGCCGACCATTTGGCAACTACGCGACAATATGGACATGCAGCAAGTGTGGTTTGCGGGTGCCCATAGCAATATTGGCGGCAGTTATAAACCTGATAAAGACGGCTCATTGCTGTCGGATATTGCACTGTTGTGGATGATATCCGAGGCGCAGAAATTTAATTTAAGCCTAGAGCCACATTTAACGGCAAGTTTACATCCTAATCCGCTCGCGACTTTACATGACTCACGGCGCAGTTTTTATCGGATAAAGCAGGCGTACTTGCGGCCACTGGATCCTTCGACTGTTCCTGTGTTACTGCACCATTCAGTGAAAATCCGCTGGGAGCGAGACCCCCAATATCGGCCAAAAAATCTAAAAGTTTACTTGGATCGCTATGGCTGGCCGACTGAGCTAATCAATTAA
- a CDS encoding cobyric acid synthase → MSSFTIDNTANINSPRRAAVLMVQGTTSDAGKSTLVAGICRLLARQGIKVAPFKPQNMALNSAVTIDGGEIGRAQALQAVACYLEPHTDFNPILLKPSSDTGAQIIVHGKALTTLEASAFFGPKSKDYKAMALGAVLESFERLTAQYQTIVVEGAGSPAEINLREGDIANMGFAEVVDCPVIIIADIDKGGVFAHLVGTLALLSESEQARVKGFVINRFRGDISLLQSGLDWLEAYTKKPVLGVLPYLHDLHLDAEDALISSPTKGANSRLKVRVLVYPRISNHTDFDPLRLHPDIDFDYVSLQTQAASHSTHLPAADVLILPGSKNVRADLAFLRQQGWDKDIATHLRYGGKVLGICGGYQMLGQSIADPLGIEDSAGDTAGLGYLPLSTELKAEKQLRRVSGELTLLGQRVTVKGYEIHCGESSYLIPRLEQTNAPLQLIPESTSVSFADGLQSDDGQILGTYLHGLFDSPDACQLILRWAGLNDAKAIDINQIREQQLDRLADVLAEHLDMQKLQPILEADIFSSRVKRRP, encoded by the coding sequence ATGTCTTCTTTCACTATAGACAATACCGCCAATATTAATTCACCTCGGCGCGCGGCAGTCTTGATGGTGCAGGGCACAACATCGGATGCTGGCAAGAGCACCTTAGTCGCAGGCATTTGTCGTTTGCTCGCTCGTCAGGGGATTAAGGTTGCGCCCTTTAAGCCGCAAAATATGGCACTCAATAGCGCTGTTACTATTGATGGCGGCGAGATTGGCCGCGCACAGGCCTTACAAGCCGTGGCCTGTTATCTTGAGCCCCATACCGATTTTAATCCCATACTGCTTAAACCAAGCTCGGACACGGGCGCGCAAATTATCGTTCATGGCAAAGCCCTGACGACACTCGAAGCCTCGGCCTTTTTTGGGCCTAAATCTAAGGATTACAAGGCTATGGCGCTTGGCGCTGTGCTGGAGTCCTTCGAGCGATTGACGGCCCAATATCAAACCATAGTGGTTGAAGGCGCGGGCAGTCCGGCGGAGATCAATCTGCGTGAAGGTGATATTGCCAACATGGGATTTGCCGAAGTTGTGGATTGTCCTGTGATTATCATTGCCGATATCGACAAGGGCGGCGTATTTGCCCATTTGGTCGGGACCTTGGCCTTGTTATCAGAATCTGAACAAGCACGGGTAAAGGGCTTTGTGATCAATCGTTTCCGTGGCGATATTAGCCTGTTGCAATCTGGCCTCGATTGGCTTGAAGCTTATACAAAAAAGCCTGTTTTAGGTGTGTTGCCTTATCTGCATGATTTACATCTCGATGCCGAAGATGCGCTGATAAGCTCGCCGACCAAAGGCGCTAACAGCCGCTTAAAAGTGCGGGTATTAGTGTACCCAAGGATCAGTAATCACACGGATTTTGATCCGCTGCGGCTGCATCCCGATATCGATTTTGACTATGTGTCATTACAAACCCAAGCCGCGAGTCACTCCACTCATCTGCCCGCCGCTGATGTATTGATCTTGCCCGGCAGTAAGAATGTGCGCGCGGATTTGGCCTTTTTACGCCAGCAAGGCTGGGATAAAGATATCGCCACACACCTGCGTTACGGCGGAAAAGTGCTCGGTATTTGCGGCGGCTATCAAATGTTAGGCCAAAGCATTGCCGATCCCTTAGGCATTGAAGACAGTGCGGGTGATACCGCTGGACTTGGTTATTTACCGCTAAGCACAGAACTCAAAGCCGAAAAACAGTTACGGCGAGTGAGCGGTGAGCTAACGTTACTTGGGCAAAGAGTTACAGTGAAGGGCTATGAAATCCACTGCGGTGAATCAAGCTATCTTATCCCTAGGCTTGAACAAACGAATGCGCCCTTGCAGTTAATCCCTGAATCCACATCTGTGAGCTTTGCCGATGGCCTGCAAAGCGATGACGGGCAAATCCTTGGCACTTATTTACATGGGCTGTTTGATAGCCCGGATGCGTGTCAGTTGATTTTGCGCTGGGCGGGATTAAACGATGCTAAGGCAATAGATATCAATCAAATACGTGAGCAGCAACTCGATCGTTTAGCCGATGTGTTAGCTGAGCATTTAGACATGCAAAAATTACAGCCAATTTTAGAAGCAGACATTTTTAGCAGCAGAGTGAAGAGAAGACCATGA
- the cobO gene encoding cob(I)yrinic acid a,c-diamide adenosyltransferase has translation MTAQNDNEQAQIKAERHKARQQKVKADVDAKIAAAQEEKGILLVLTGNGKGKSTSGFGTVARAVGHGKKAAVVQFIKGTWECGERNLLEGAGVEFHVMGTGFTWETQDKEKDTAAAVLAWEAAEKLLQDESIDCVMLDELTYMVSYHYLDVERVLSALKNRPPMQHVIITGRACHRAIIELADTVSEVQPLKHAFESGIKAQQGFDY, from the coding sequence ATGACAGCACAGAACGACAACGAACAAGCGCAAATCAAGGCCGAACGCCACAAGGCTCGCCAACAGAAAGTGAAAGCAGATGTTGATGCTAAAATTGCCGCCGCCCAAGAGGAGAAGGGGATTCTGCTGGTGTTAACCGGTAACGGTAAAGGCAAATCGACCTCAGGTTTTGGCACTGTTGCCCGCGCCGTCGGTCACGGTAAAAAAGCCGCGGTAGTGCAATTTATCAAAGGCACTTGGGAGTGCGGTGAGCGCAATTTACTCGAAGGCGCAGGGGTTGAGTTTCATGTAATGGGCACAGGTTTTACTTGGGAAACCCAAGATAAAGAAAAAGATACCGCCGCCGCTGTACTCGCTTGGGAAGCCGCCGAAAAGCTGCTGCAAGATGAGAGCATCGATTGCGTGATGCTCGATGAACTCACCTATATGGTGAGCTATCACTATTTAGATGTGGAGCGTGTGCTTAGCGCACTTAAAAATCGTCCACCCATGCAGCATGTGATTATTACGGGCCGTGCTTGTCATCGCGCGATTATCGAGCTGGCTGATACTGTCAGCGAAGTGCAGCCGTTGAAACACGCATTCGAATCGGGTATCAAGGCACAGCAAGGTTTTGATTATTAA
- a CDS encoding DEAD/DEAH box helicase, producing MTFSEFSSSSESLTFTKLGLNSALIKALPAMLQCPTLVQQLAIPAILAGRDVLALAQTGSGKTLAFGLPLLQSVLEQQAQALVLVPTRELAQQVTLALQAVAQPLSGAMKIQTLCGGVDIDNQLIELAERPQILVATPGRILDLCKQSHITLDSIKHLVLDEADRLLEMGFWPDVQKLIALMPKHKQTLLFSATLPEALDTLASQLLINDPLRVQAHKANSVVPHIEEQLYLVNKGSKTQALIALLKQYQWPQVLVFISARDDADAVAKRLAKAGMKVAALHGEKDQTVRSQTLADFKAKRIQILVATDLMARGIHIDALPVVVNLDLPMSAPVYVHRIGRTARAGTKGLAISLVCHGEMATLTTIRGLTERALPLTLLADFPVTDKPSEQASDGKVERKRPPRDKQANRRSINKHKASEFKGKR from the coding sequence ATGACCTTCTCCGAATTTTCGTCATCCTCTGAGTCACTCACTTTTACCAAACTTGGCTTAAATTCGGCCTTGATTAAGGCATTACCTGCGATGCTGCAGTGTCCTACTCTGGTACAGCAATTGGCTATTCCTGCCATATTAGCGGGGCGTGATGTGTTAGCGTTGGCGCAAACGGGGAGTGGCAAGACCTTAGCATTTGGTTTGCCCTTATTGCAGTCGGTTTTAGAGCAGCAGGCTCAAGCATTGGTACTCGTGCCAACAAGAGAGTTAGCGCAACAAGTGACCCTGGCACTGCAAGCTGTGGCGCAGCCTTTGTCAGGGGCGATGAAAATTCAAACCCTTTGCGGTGGCGTGGACATCGATAATCAATTAATTGAGCTTGCAGAGCGGCCTCAGATTTTAGTGGCAACCCCTGGGCGTATACTGGATTTATGTAAGCAATCCCACATTACCCTCGACTCGATAAAGCACCTTGTTTTGGATGAGGCAGACCGTCTATTGGAAATGGGTTTCTGGCCTGATGTGCAAAAGTTGATTGCGTTGATGCCCAAACATAAGCAAACCTTACTTTTTTCAGCCACGCTGCCCGAGGCTTTGGATACATTGGCGAGTCAATTGCTGATCAATGATCCATTACGCGTTCAAGCCCACAAGGCTAATTCAGTCGTCCCCCATATTGAAGAACAGCTCTATTTGGTGAATAAGGGCAGTAAAACACAGGCATTGATTGCCCTGCTAAAACAATATCAATGGCCGCAGGTGCTGGTGTTTATTAGCGCCCGTGATGATGCTGATGCGGTCGCTAAACGGCTAGCAAAAGCGGGGATGAAAGTCGCTGCACTACACGGTGAGAAAGATCAAACGGTGCGCAGCCAAACTTTGGCCGACTTTAAAGCCAAACGCATTCAAATATTAGTGGCGACAGATTTGATGGCGCGCGGCATTCATATCGATGCCTTGCCTGTGGTGGTCAATCTAGATTTGCCCATGAGTGCGCCTGTGTATGTACATCGAATCGGCCGTACTGCGAGAGCGGGCACCAAAGGGCTGGCGATTTCCCTTGTATGCCATGGTGAAATGGCAACCTTAACAACGATTCGCGGTTTAACCGAGCGAGCGTTACCGCTGACATTATTAGCTGATTTTCCGGTAACAGATAAGCCGAGTGAACAAGCCAGTGATGGTAAGGTTGAACGTAAGCGGCCACCGCGGGATAAACAGGCCAACCGCCGTAGCATAAATAAGCACAAGGCTAGCGAGTTTAAAGGTAAACGCTAA
- a CDS encoding NAD-dependent succinate-semialdehyde dehydrogenase, producing the protein MAYATTNPFTGKLIKEFPNATDTEVTQAIESAHQAFLSWRTTPFADKAAILSKAAKILRDNKSKYANLLTLEMGKVTAEAEAEVELSAQIFEYYAEHAERLLAPQKLPVADPAEGEAILVNEPLGVLLAIEPWNFPYYQIARILAPQLAAGNTLLLKHASNVPQCAAAFEGLMRDAGLPSGAFQNLYATREQIEQIINSPKVHGVALTGSEDAGSIIAALAGKALKKSTLELGGADAFIVLEDADLPKTIDWAVFGRHWNAGQVCTSSKRMILVEAIYDEFMKGYIKGIEALKAGDPMDSATTLAPLSSQGAADELKQKIRDAVKHGATATEVGPKVPQQGAFVQPTILTNLTPDNPAYYWEFFGPVSSIHRVKDEQAAIAIANDSPFGLGGSVFTADTQRGLAVAKQVSTGMMFVNHPTMVKADLPFGGVRRSGYGRELIDLGLKEFVNHKLINVVDINAPF; encoded by the coding sequence ATGGCTTATGCAACAACCAATCCCTTTACGGGAAAGCTCATCAAAGAATTTCCAAATGCAACAGATACCGAAGTCACACAGGCGATAGAATCCGCCCATCAGGCATTTTTAAGCTGGCGAACCACTCCCTTTGCCGACAAGGCCGCAATACTATCTAAGGCAGCGAAGATCCTCAGAGACAACAAGTCCAAATACGCCAATCTACTGACCTTAGAAATGGGCAAGGTCACAGCAGAAGCCGAAGCTGAAGTCGAACTGTCGGCGCAAATTTTCGAATACTACGCCGAACATGCCGAGCGACTGCTGGCACCGCAAAAACTGCCGGTTGCCGATCCCGCCGAAGGTGAAGCGATACTGGTTAACGAACCGCTGGGCGTATTATTGGCTATCGAACCTTGGAACTTTCCCTACTACCAAATTGCGCGCATCTTAGCGCCGCAGCTTGCCGCCGGAAATACCTTACTACTCAAACATGCATCCAACGTGCCCCAGTGCGCAGCGGCCTTTGAAGGCTTAATGCGCGATGCCGGGCTGCCCTCAGGTGCATTCCAAAATCTGTATGCCACCCGAGAGCAGATAGAACAGATCATCAATTCGCCCAAAGTGCATGGTGTTGCGCTCACGGGATCTGAAGATGCGGGATCGATCATTGCCGCTCTGGCGGGTAAGGCACTGAAAAAGTCCACCCTAGAACTGGGTGGCGCAGATGCCTTTATCGTACTTGAAGATGCCGATCTGCCTAAAACCATCGACTGGGCGGTGTTTGGCCGTCACTGGAACGCGGGACAGGTCTGTACATCATCTAAGCGGATGATCTTAGTTGAAGCCATTTACGATGAATTTATGAAGGGCTATATCAAGGGGATAGAAGCGCTAAAAGCGGGCGATCCTATGGACTCGGCCACTACGCTGGCACCACTGTCTTCCCAAGGCGCGGCCGATGAGTTGAAGCAAAAAATCCGTGATGCCGTAAAACACGGCGCAACAGCGACCGAAGTGGGTCCTAAAGTGCCGCAGCAAGGCGCCTTTGTGCAGCCAACAATACTGACAAACCTGACGCCAGATAACCCAGCCTACTATTGGGAATTCTTCGGCCCTGTGTCCAGTATCCACAGAGTGAAAGATGAGCAAGCAGCGATTGCCATCGCCAATGACTCGCCCTTTGGATTGGGTGGCTCAGTGTTTACCGCCGACACCCAACGCGGGCTGGCGGTCGCTAAGCAGGTTTCCACAGGCATGATGTTTGTCAATCATCCAACAATGGTCAAGGCCGACTTACCCTTTGGTGGCGTGCGCCGCTCAGGTTATGGCCGCGAGTTGATTGATTTAGGATTGAAAGAGTTTGTAAACCACAAACTGATTAATGTGGTCGACATCAACGCGCCTTTCTAA
- a CDS encoding tyrosine-type recombinase/integrase, whose protein sequence is MSSLLQQFHDEIRLRGYSARTRNAYLYAITQLQQYANQPLDNITDEQLTAYFRYLNLERHHSRATLKLQLNGIHFFYEHVLGRDFTVQLSLPKRPHKLPQLLSCQDIAALLYHCQNLKQRAMLALCYGCGLRVSELTHIKVADIDGQRQLLKVCQGKGACDRWVILSPTLLTLLRQYWQAYHPVEWLFASTYHDVVYPLHESTFRKALAKSARLAGITKPCSPHSLRHAYATHQLQAGMPLHQLQAQLGHHSIKSTERYLHWSPELGHQGCDLLASLGGMQWQPPTI, encoded by the coding sequence ATGTCATCACTTCTGCAACAATTCCATGATGAGATTCGTTTACGTGGTTACTCGGCCCGTACGCGTAACGCTTATTTGTATGCCATCACCCAACTGCAGCAGTATGCCAACCAACCGCTCGATAACATTACGGATGAGCAGCTTACGGCTTATTTCCGTTACTTAAATCTTGAGCGGCATCATTCCAGAGCCACCTTAAAGTTACAGCTTAATGGCATTCATTTTTTCTATGAACATGTCCTAGGGCGCGACTTTACGGTTCAGCTGAGTTTACCTAAACGTCCGCACAAGCTGCCGCAACTTCTTAGTTGCCAAGATATCGCGGCACTGCTGTACCACTGTCAAAACCTGAAACAACGCGCCATGTTGGCGCTGTGTTATGGTTGTGGTTTACGCGTCAGTGAGTTAACCCATATTAAGGTTGCTGATATCGATGGGCAGCGGCAGTTGCTCAAAGTGTGTCAAGGCAAGGGGGCCTGCGACCGCTGGGTGATACTCTCACCGACTTTACTCACCCTGTTGCGTCAGTATTGGCAAGCGTATCATCCCGTCGAATGGTTGTTTGCCTCGACCTATCATGATGTGGTTTATCCGCTTCATGAGTCGACCTTTCGTAAAGCGTTAGCGAAGTCGGCCCGCTTAGCGGGTATTACTAAGCCTTGCAGTCCACACAGCCTAAGGCATGCTTATGCGACCCATCAATTACAAGCGGGTATGCCACTTCATCAATTACAGGCTCAACTTGGTCATCACAGTATTAAATCCACCGAGCGCTACTTGCATTGGTCACCGGAATTAGGTCATCAAGGGTGTGACTTGCTAGCAAGTCTTGGGGGGATGCAATGGCAACCACCTACCATTTAA
- a CDS encoding cobalamin-binding protein translates to MYIQGVIGLFFCLYLLCSTDVQAQPAKRIIALSPHAVEMLYAIGAGDTIVAATDYADYPEAAKKIPRIGGYYGIQMERVLELNPDLIVVWDSGNKAEDINQLRTLGFNLYGSDPKTLEGVAKELEELGQLTGHVEEASKAAAAYRAELIRLRVENAKKSEPKVFYQLWSTPLMTVSKNSWIQEIMSVCHGQNVFYDADSDYPQVSLENVLLTLPDVILQSEEEGNVKGVGWRQWPEIPAVKKQHIYQLNADLLHRATPRALFGVQALCDALDKAR, encoded by the coding sequence ATGTATATACAAGGCGTTATTGGGCTGTTTTTCTGTCTATATCTGTTGTGTTCGACTGATGTACAGGCGCAGCCCGCTAAACGCATTATTGCGCTCTCTCCCCATGCGGTGGAAATGCTTTATGCCATAGGCGCGGGCGATACGATTGTGGCCGCAACCGATTATGCGGATTATCCTGAGGCTGCAAAAAAGATCCCGCGTATTGGCGGTTACTATGGCATTCAAATGGAGCGGGTACTAGAGCTTAATCCCGATCTGATTGTGGTGTGGGATTCGGGTAATAAAGCCGAAGATATCAACCAGCTTAGGACGTTAGGATTTAATCTTTATGGTAGCGATCCTAAAACCTTAGAAGGCGTCGCCAAGGAGCTTGAAGAGTTAGGCCAACTTACGGGGCATGTTGAAGAAGCAAGCAAGGCTGCGGCCGCTTATCGCGCTGAGCTTATCCGATTGCGGGTTGAAAATGCTAAAAAATCAGAACCTAAGGTATTTTATCAACTCTGGTCTACCCCCTTGATGACAGTCTCTAAAAACAGTTGGATCCAAGAGATTATGAGTGTGTGCCATGGACAAAATGTGTTTTACGATGCCGATAGCGATTATCCGCAGGTGAGTTTAGAAAATGTGTTACTGACTTTACCGGATGTGATTTTACAGAGTGAAGAAGAAGGCAATGTGAAAGGGGTTGGTTGGCGCCAATGGCCAGAAATTCCTGCTGTGAAGAAACAGCATATTTATCAACTCAATGCCGATTTATTACATCGCGCGACGCCCAGAGCTTTATTTGGCGTTCAAGCCTTATGTGATGCCTTGGATAAAGCACGTTAA
- the cobU gene encoding bifunctional adenosylcobinamide kinase/adenosylcobinamide-phosphate guanylyltransferase: MIHLVVGGARSGKSRYGESLVRQYTALGFDACFVATAQARDAEMTERIVKHQQDRADDGIAWQLIEEPLALTTQLKHLAKPGRVILVDCLTLWLTNQLLACYPELDEPIPTEGYFAADIATKNTSLDPLISWQNEKNAFVDSLAELEGVVILISNEVGSGIVPLGALSRQFVDEAGWLNQAVATLADNVTLVVAGLPLTLKPL; the protein is encoded by the coding sequence GTGATCCATTTAGTCGTAGGAGGTGCCCGTAGCGGCAAGAGCCGTTACGGCGAATCCTTAGTGCGCCAATATACGGCGCTGGGATTTGATGCGTGCTTTGTTGCTACAGCGCAAGCACGGGATGCCGAAATGACTGAACGTATAGTGAAACACCAACAAGACCGTGCAGATGATGGTATTGCATGGCAATTAATTGAAGAACCCCTCGCGCTGACAACGCAATTGAAGCACTTAGCAAAACCTGGGCGTGTGATCCTTGTGGATTGTTTAACGCTTTGGTTAACTAACCAGTTACTCGCTTGTTACCCCGAATTAGATGAACCGATTCCTACAGAAGGGTATTTCGCCGCGGACATTGCGACTAAAAACACGAGCCTTGATCCGCTGATATCTTGGCAAAACGAGAAGAATGCGTTTGTCGATTCCCTTGCCGAGCTTGAAGGTGTAGTGATTTTAATCAGTAACGAAGTTGGCTCCGGCATAGTACCCTTAGGTGCGTTAAGCCGACAATTTGTGGATGAAGCTGGCTGGTTAAACCAAGCCGTGGCGACCTTAGCGGACAATGTTACCTTAGTGGTTGCAGGTTTACCCTTAACACTAAAACCACTTTAG
- a CDS encoding glycerol dehydrogenase translates to MSTVIPRTVTSPKKFIIGKGLLAQMHDYVKDFGDNAFIICDEFILSRVKNEAVAGLDQNGISSHLEQFNYECSEAEIKRLGALAEQHHTNVIVGVGGGKTLDAAKAVAFYQKRPVVLYPTIASTDAPCTALAVIYSETGEFERYLFLPQNPDAVVADTAIIAAAPARFFAAGIGDALATYFEARACYQSDGVNLVLKKPSRTGLGLAQLCYQLLTENVEAAMDAVKNKIVTPALEQTIEATIYLSGVGAEAGGLAAAHAVNNGMSAVADLHKAQHGEKVVFGLLTQLVLENAPKAEIDNVIRIIKTAGLPLTLADLGLKTFIEAEWRKVAEIACAEGDTMGNMPMKLTADDVYQAMIAANAMAERYKTAEAC, encoded by the coding sequence ATGAGTACTGTCATTCCACGTACCGTCACTTCCCCTAAAAAATTTATTATCGGCAAGGGCTTATTAGCTCAAATGCATGATTATGTTAAGGACTTTGGTGACAATGCTTTTATCATCTGCGATGAATTTATCCTCAGCCGCGTGAAGAATGAAGCGGTCGCTGGGCTAGATCAAAATGGGATCAGCAGCCATCTCGAACAATTCAACTATGAGTGCAGCGAAGCCGAGATAAAGCGCTTAGGCGCGCTGGCAGAGCAGCATCATACCAACGTCATTGTTGGAGTTGGTGGTGGAAAAACCTTAGATGCAGCCAAAGCCGTTGCCTTCTATCAAAAACGGCCTGTCGTGTTGTACCCCACCATTGCCTCAACCGATGCGCCTTGTACTGCACTTGCAGTGATCTACTCCGAAACTGGTGAGTTTGAACGCTATCTGTTTCTGCCACAGAACCCAGATGCTGTCGTTGCCGACACTGCCATTATCGCCGCGGCTCCGGCCCGTTTTTTTGCGGCAGGCATAGGCGATGCACTGGCAACCTATTTTGAAGCTCGTGCCTGCTATCAATCGGATGGCGTCAACCTAGTCCTGAAAAAGCCTTCCCGCACAGGGCTGGGATTGGCCCAACTTTGTTATCAGTTACTGACTGAAAATGTTGAAGCTGCTATGGACGCCGTTAAAAACAAAATAGTCACACCTGCGCTAGAGCAAACCATTGAAGCCACCATCTATCTCAGTGGTGTTGGTGCAGAAGCAGGCGGGTTAGCCGCCGCCCATGCCGTAAATAATGGTATGTCAGCGGTGGCAGACTTACATAAAGCTCAGCACGGCGAGAAAGTCGTCTTTGGGCTGCTAACTCAGCTCGTGCTCGAAAATGCCCCCAAAGCCGAAATCGATAACGTTATCCGCATTATCAAAACGGCGGGACTACCGCTCACTCTCGCAGATTTAGGGCTGAAAACCTTTATCGAGGCCGAGTGGCGCAAAGTGGCTGAGATAGCCTGTGCTGAGGGCGATACTATGGGCAATATGCCGATGAAATTAACCGCAGATGACGTCTATCAAGCCATGATAGCCGCCAATGCCATGGCTGAACGCTATAAAACAGCTGAAGCTTGTTAA
- a CDS encoding M48 family metallopeptidase has product MKSKRLSLMVITVMLGLSACATTKSPTGRGQTLLYSSAQMQQMGDASFEEMKKQLKVSNDKKLTQYVNCVASRITAVLPDQTQRWDVVLFDSEQVNAFALPGGHIGVYTGLLKVANGPDQLATVIGHEVAHVLAQHGNEQVSRGQLTGVGMQIADAALGASGVSNRDLYMSALGLGAQVGVILPFGRAQESEADVMGVELMARAGFDPAQSVELWQNMSKAGGSQGIELLSTHPSNSNRIAQLQQLQSQMQPLYQSAKVNVKNQCVAPK; this is encoded by the coding sequence ATGAAATCAAAACGATTAAGCTTGATGGTGATCACTGTCATGCTCGGATTATCGGCCTGTGCAACCACAAAATCGCCAACAGGAAGGGGTCAGACTCTGTTGTATTCATCAGCGCAAATGCAGCAGATGGGTGATGCCTCTTTTGAAGAGATGAAAAAGCAACTGAAGGTGAGTAACGATAAAAAGCTGACACAATATGTTAATTGTGTGGCTAGCCGCATTACGGCGGTATTGCCAGATCAGACCCAACGCTGGGATGTAGTATTGTTTGACTCTGAACAGGTCAACGCGTTTGCTTTGCCGGGAGGCCATATCGGTGTTTATACCGGATTACTTAAAGTCGCTAATGGTCCTGATCAGCTTGCCACTGTTATTGGTCACGAAGTTGCCCATGTACTGGCGCAACATGGGAACGAACAGGTGTCCCGTGGGCAGTTAACGGGCGTTGGCATGCAAATAGCTGATGCAGCGTTGGGGGCGAGTGGAGTGTCGAATCGTGACTTGTATATGTCAGCTCTGGGGTTGGGTGCCCAAGTTGGGGTTATTTTGCCCTTTGGTAGAGCCCAGGAAAGTGAAGCCGATGTGATGGGGGTAGAGTTGATGGCGCGTGCAGGTTTTGATCCCGCACAAAGTGTTGAACTATGGCAAAATATGTCGAAAGCGGGAGGAAGCCAAGGTATTGAATTGTTATCGACTCATCCATCAAACAGCAACCGTATTGCTCAGTTGCAACAACTTCAAAGCCAAATGCAACCGCTATATCAAAGCGCAAAGGTCAATGTTAAAAACCAGTGTGTTGCACCTAAATAA